The DNA window TCCTTGAGGAGGACGCTCGCCGGCGGCGACTTCATGATGAAGGTGTAGCTGCGATCTGCGAAGACCGTGATCTCGACGGGCACGATGGTGTCGCCGAGCTTCGCGCTACGCGCGTTGAAGTCCTTGCAGAACTGCATGATGTTGACGCCGTGCTGACCTAGCGCGGGACCAACGGGGGGCGACGGGTTGGCCTTACCCGCCTGCAGCTGCAGCTTGATGAAGCCTGTGACCTTTTTCTTACCTGCTGCCATTTATCCGAACCTTTCGCGTCTCTCGGACTCCCACTTTCACAGTCGGCTCTGCCATTGACAGCGCGATGACTGGAGCACCGTGGTGTGGTGCGTCGTTCGAGTCGCCTTGCTTGAGCTAGCGCTTCTCCACGTGGTTGAAGTCGAGCTCAACAGGAGTTGGGCGCCCAAAGATGCTGACCATGACTTTGAGCTTCTGCTTATCGGGTTTGACCTCTTGGACCGTCCCCGAGAAGTTTGCGAACGCGCCGACGATGACGCGGACCTCGTCACCCTCTTGGAATTGGTGACGGGGCTTGGGCTTGACCGCGCCTTCGCTGATGCCCTTGCGGACCTCTTCGATGTGCGGCGGCTTCACCTCTTGCGGCTTCTGGTTGCCGATGAATCCAGTGACCTTGGGCGTGTCCTTGACGATGTGCCAAGCGTGCTCGTTCATGTCCATTTCGACGAACACGTAGCCCGGGAAGCTGGTCTTGGTCTTGACGCGGCTCTTGCCGTCCTTCGTCTGCTCGGTGACCGTTTCCGTGGGGATTAGGATCTCGCCGAACTGCTCCTCGACCTTGAACTGCCGGATGCGCTCCTGCAGGGCCAGCTTGACCTTGTTCTCGTAGCCCGAGTAGGTCGTGACCACGTACCACTTCTTGCTTGCCATCGCTTCGGTTTCCATCTTCACACCCCGTAGACCAAAGAAGTGACAAAGCCCCAGAAGCGATCGAGCACTGCGATGTAGACAGTTGCGATGATGCTAGCCACGACCACGACGATGGTTCCGTTGGCCACAGTCTCTCGATTGGGCCAGGTGACCTTGGTTAGCTCCTGAGCGACCTCGTCCGCCCAAGCACGGATGTGCGGCTTGCGGTAGATCTGGATGATCGTGATCGCTCCAATGACCGCGCCGGCCGCCATTGTGAACGTGGGACGATCGTCCTCGGAGTAGGCGAGCAACTGCGGGACAGCGTCGACGGCTGCTGGCCACTCGGCGAGCACGTTCCACAAGCCCCCGAGGAGCTTGCCTGCGATGTACGCAAGCAGGATCCCTGCGGAAAAGAGAGCTGCGTGTACGTAGCGCGTGGTCCCGAGGTTGGCAGGCGACTCACCGTCATCCTCTTCCTCGGTCTCCTCCTCGCCTGCTGCCTCGAACTCGGCATCGACTACGTCGTCGTCACCGGAAGCCTCGGCCTCGTCATCGCCTTCGTAATCCGAGTCGTCATCGTCCGAGTCGTCATCGTCCGAGTCGTCATCGTCCGAGTCGTCACTATCGTCGCCGGAGTCGTCCAGGTCTTGGTCGAGCTCCTCGTCAGACGCGTCTCCACCTT is part of the Polyangiaceae bacterium genome and encodes:
- the rplK gene encoding 50S ribosomal protein L11, translated to MAAGKKKVTGFIKLQLQAGKANPSPPVGPALGQHGVNIMQFCKDFNARSAKLGDTIVPVEITVFADRSYTFIMKSPPASVLLKEAIGLRATGKPGTGSKEPNKQKVGKITWDQVKQVAETKMKDMNATDVEAAARTIAGTARSMGIDVV
- the nusG gene encoding transcription termination/antitermination protein NusG produces the protein MASKKWYVVTTYSGYENKVKLALQERIRQFKVEEQFGEILIPTETVTEQTKDGKSRVKTKTSFPGYVFVEMDMNEHAWHIVKDTPKVTGFIGNQKPQEVKPPHIEEVRKGISEGAVKPKPRHQFQEGDEVRVIVGAFANFSGTVQEVKPDKQKLKVMVSIFGRPTPVELDFNHVEKR
- the secE gene encoding preprotein translocase subunit SecE, whose translation is MASKEKEREAEDVEETEGGDASDEELDQDLDDSGDDSDDSDDDDSDDDDSDDDDSDYEGDDEAEASGDDDVVDAEFEAAGEEETEEEDDGESPANLGTTRYVHAALFSAGILLAYIAGKLLGGLWNVLAEWPAAVDAVPQLLAYSEDDRPTFTMAAGAVIGAITIIQIYRKPHIRAWADEVAQELTKVTWPNRETVANGTIVVVVASIIATVYIAVLDRFWGFVTSLVYGV